One stretch of Passer domesticus isolate bPasDom1 chromosome 2, bPasDom1.hap1, whole genome shotgun sequence DNA includes these proteins:
- the LOC135294535 gene encoding protein mono-ADP-ribosyltransferase PARP11-like: MLQGPSEDVFAKMESSVEDMDTSDTQWGWFYLAECGKWHMFQTDSNSHCSISSEDIERSFRTDPHGSLSFTTAKFNYTLDFSVMKQINLTTLKQRPIKRAPFAINSFSFICENEAIPMPSHWENVNTEEPYQLIPLQKKTNEYNEVSSLFGKTMDSHRIKRIKRIQNLDLWEFFCRKKAQLKKKRGVPTINEQMLFHGTSNEFVEAICIHNFDWRINGMHAAVYGKGTYFARDASYSSHFCKESMKHGDTFQIHGVNLQPHLHRPDKVMFLARVLTGDYIGGDSKYMRPPSKDGSFVNLYDSCVDNTWNPKIFVIFDANQIYPEYLIEFC, from the exons ATGCTTCAAGGACCATCAGAAGATGTGTTTGCAAAGATGGAAAGTTCAGTTGAAGACATGGACACCTCCGATACCCAGTGGGGCTGGTTTTATTTGGCTGAGTGTGGTAAATGGCATATGTTTCAG aCTGACTCAAACAGTCACTGTTCCATCAGCAGTGAAGATATCGAAAGGAGTTTCCGAACAGACCCCCATGGATCGCTGTCTTTTACCACTGCAAAGTTTAACTACACACTGGACTTTTCAG TGATGAAACAAATCAACCTAACTACCCTTAAACAACGTCCAATAAAGCGAGCTCCCTTTGCAATCAATTCATTCAG TTTCATCTGTGAAAATGAGGCTATCCCTATGCCTTCACACTGGGAGAATGTAAATACTGAGGAGCCATACCAG ctgattcccttgcaaaagaaaacaaatgaataTAATGAAGTTTCTAGTCTCTTTGGAAAAACAATGGATAGCCACCGAATTAAAAGAATTAAGAGAATACAAAATCTAGACTTGTGGGAGTTTTTTTGCAG gaaaaaagctcaactgaagaagaaaagaggtGTCCCAACAATTAATGAGCAGATGCTGTTTCATGGCACCAGTAATGAATTTGTAGAAGCAATATGTATTCATAACTTTGACTGGAGAATAAACGGGATGCATGCTGCTGTATATGGAAAAG GGACTTATTTTGCAAGAGATGCATCATATTCCAGCCATTTCTGTAAAGAGAGCATGAAGCACGGAGATACTTTCCAGATTCATGGTGTGAACCTGCAGCCCCATCTGCACAGACCAGATAAAGTCATGTTTCTTGCTCGTGTATTAACTGGTGACTATATTGGTGGTGATTCAAAATACATGAGGCCTCCTTCAAAAGATGGAAGCTTTGTGAACTTGTATGACAGCTGTGTGGATAACACCTGGAACCCAAAGATCTTTGTCATCTTTGATGCCAACCAAATCTACCCTGAGTACTTAATAGAATTTTGTTAA